The Rhodopseudomonas palustris genome window below encodes:
- a CDS encoding addiction module antidote protein codes for MVSTTPFDAADYLDSPEMIADYLTEAFASEDPALITKAIGAVARAKGMSGVAEDTGLSRENLYRALGGGAKPEFATVLKVLHALGISLVAQPKVA; via the coding sequence ATGGTGAGCACGACGCCGTTCGACGCCGCTGACTATCTCGATAGTCCCGAAATGATCGCGGACTATTTGACCGAAGCCTTCGCATCCGAGGATCCGGCACTCATCACCAAGGCGATTGGCGCTGTCGCGCGCGCCAAGGGTATGAGCGGCGTCGCGGAAGACACGGGCCTGTCCCGAGAGAATCTGTACCGCGCGCTCGGCGGCGGCGCGAAACCCGAATTTGCGACCGTGCTGAAGGTGCTGCACGCACTCGGCATCAGCTTAGTGGCACAGCCGAAGGTCGCGTAG
- a CDS encoding (2Fe-2S) ferredoxin domain-containing protein, whose amino-acid sequence MPAKSSPTIARPKRPPPVLICGKCLSKIDGGKKLKQALKAELKHAAATQGGKRPKLVTTSCLGICPKRAVVTASAATLGRGEYVLVEDRKKVEEAVKALSDQ is encoded by the coding sequence ATGCCCGCCAAATCCTCCCCCACCATCGCTCGCCCCAAACGCCCGCCGCCGGTGCTGATCTGCGGCAAATGCCTGTCGAAGATCGACGGCGGCAAGAAGCTGAAGCAGGCGCTGAAGGCCGAACTGAAGCACGCCGCCGCCACGCAGGGCGGCAAGCGGCCGAAGCTCGTCACCACCAGCTGCCTCGGCATCTGCCCGAAGCGCGCGGTGGTTACGGCGAGCGCGGCGACGCTGGGACGCGGGGAGTATGTGCTGGTGGAAGATCGGAAGAAGGTGGAGGAGGCGGTAAAGGCTCTGAGTGATCAGTAG
- a CDS encoding acetyl-CoA C-acetyltransferase, with product MADAYIIDAVRTPRGIGKVGKGALADMHPQHLAATVLKAIAERNKLNTADVDDIIWSTSTQRGKQGGDLGRMAALDAGYDIKASGTTLDRFCGGGITAVNFAAAQIMSGMEDVVIAGGTEMMSLTAAMAAEDMAAGKPPLGMGSGNARLAKVHPQSHQGICGDAIASMEGISREALDALGLESQRRAEIAIKEGRFDKSIVPVVDDEGKVVLAKDEYPRPETTAEGLAALKPAFTAMADYPLDDKGTTYRKLINQKYPNVDIKHVHHAGNSSGVVDGAAAVLLTSKEYAEKHGLKPRAKILAMANIGDDPTLMLNAPVPAAKKVLQKAGLTKDDIDLWEINEAFAVVAEKFMRDLDLDRSKVNVNGGAIALGHPIGATGAILIGTVLDELERRGLKRGLVTMCAAGGMAPAIIIERV from the coding sequence ATGGCAGACGCCTACATCATCGACGCAGTCCGCACCCCCCGCGGCATCGGCAAAGTCGGAAAGGGCGCTCTCGCCGACATGCATCCCCAGCACCTCGCCGCCACCGTGCTGAAGGCGATCGCCGAACGTAACAAGCTCAACACCGCCGACGTCGACGACATCATCTGGTCGACCTCGACCCAGCGCGGCAAGCAGGGCGGCGACCTCGGCCGCATGGCCGCGCTCGACGCCGGCTACGACATCAAGGCTTCCGGCACCACGCTCGACCGCTTCTGCGGCGGCGGCATCACCGCGGTGAACTTCGCCGCGGCGCAGATCATGAGCGGCATGGAAGACGTGGTGATCGCCGGCGGCACCGAGATGATGTCGCTGACCGCCGCGATGGCCGCTGAGGACATGGCGGCCGGCAAGCCGCCGCTCGGCATGGGCTCGGGCAACGCCCGCCTCGCCAAGGTGCATCCGCAGTCGCACCAGGGCATCTGCGGCGACGCCATCGCCAGCATGGAAGGCATCAGCCGCGAGGCGCTCGACGCGCTCGGCTTGGAAAGCCAGCGCCGCGCCGAGATCGCAATCAAGGAAGGCCGCTTCGACAAGAGCATCGTTCCGGTGGTCGACGACGAGGGCAAGGTCGTACTGGCGAAGGACGAATATCCGCGTCCCGAAACCACCGCCGAAGGCCTCGCCGCACTGAAGCCGGCCTTCACCGCGATGGCCGACTATCCGCTCGACGACAAGGGCACCACCTATCGCAAGCTGATCAACCAGAAGTATCCGAACGTCGACATCAAGCACGTCCATCACGCCGGCAACTCCTCGGGCGTGGTCGACGGCGCCGCGGCGGTGCTGCTGACCTCGAAGGAATACGCCGAGAAGCACGGCCTCAAGCCGCGCGCCAAGATCCTGGCAATGGCCAATATCGGTGACGATCCGACGCTGATGCTCAACGCCCCGGTGCCGGCCGCCAAGAAGGTGCTGCAGAAGGCCGGCCTGACCAAGGACGATATCGACCTCTGGGAGATCAACGAAGCGTTCGCGGTGGTCGCCGAGAAGTTCATGCGCGACCTCGACCTCGACCGCTCCAAGGTCAACGTCAACGGCGGCGCGATTGCGCTGGGTCACCCGATCGGCGCCACCGGCGCGATCCTGATCGGCACCGTGCTCGACGAACTCGAGCGCCGTGGCCTCAAGCGCGGCCTCGTCACCATGTGCGCCGCCGGCGGCATGGCGCCGGCGATCATCATCGAGCGGGTGTGA
- a CDS encoding nuclear transport factor 2 family protein — MTEHSLWRFSRALHRALNDRQTEDLATIIDDNIDWAIYGPIDMFPFFGARQGKEAVLEVCRQIADSVRIYRYHRESVMLGIDSAASMVRYSLTAAGTNRPISVRMALFTQFHGGRLTNLRMVLDTFDLVEQALGRPIHLPKIA; from the coding sequence ATGACAGAGCATAGTCTCTGGCGGTTCTCGCGTGCATTGCATCGCGCCCTCAACGACCGTCAGACCGAAGACCTCGCCACCATCATCGACGACAATATCGACTGGGCGATCTACGGCCCGATCGACATGTTTCCGTTCTTCGGCGCCCGTCAGGGCAAAGAAGCCGTCCTCGAAGTCTGCCGCCAGATCGCCGACAGCGTGCGGATCTATCGTTATCACCGGGAGTCGGTGATGCTGGGGATCGACTCCGCCGCCTCGATGGTCCGCTACTCGCTGACCGCCGCCGGCACTAACCGGCCGATCAGCGTGCGCATGGCGTTGTTCACGCAGTTTCACGGCGGCCGGCTGACCAATCTGCGGATGGTGCTCGACACCTTCGACCTGGTCGAACAAGCGCTCGGCCGCCCGATCCACCTGCCCAAGATCGCCTGA
- a CDS encoding MaoC family dehydratase → MRFLEDMTIGERREVGTFTFTAEAIKTFAAQFDPQPFHLDEEAGKNSLFGGLAASGWHVAAVCMKLMVADAQRESAEAAKRGELVATGGPSPGFRELRWLKPVLAGDTITYYKQVESLRPSDSRPQWGIMQARNTGINQRGEVVFSFLATAFVPRRPNAE, encoded by the coding sequence ATGCGTTTCCTGGAAGACATGACGATCGGCGAACGCCGTGAGGTCGGTACGTTCACGTTCACGGCCGAGGCGATCAAGACGTTCGCGGCGCAGTTCGATCCGCAGCCGTTCCACCTCGACGAGGAGGCCGGCAAGAACTCGCTGTTCGGCGGCCTCGCCGCCTCGGGCTGGCACGTCGCCGCGGTGTGCATGAAGCTGATGGTGGCGGACGCTCAGCGGGAATCCGCCGAGGCTGCCAAGCGCGGCGAGCTGGTGGCGACCGGCGGTCCGTCCCCGGGTTTTCGCGAGCTGCGCTGGCTCAAGCCGGTGCTGGCTGGCGACACCATCACCTACTACAAGCAGGTCGAAAGTCTGCGGCCGTCTGATTCGCGGCCGCAGTGGGGAATCATGCAGGCCCGTAACACCGGGATCAATCAGCGCGGCGAGGTGGTGTTCTCGTTCCTCGCCACGGCGTTCGTGCCGCGCCGGCCGAACGCGGAGTGA
- a CDS encoding MaoC family dehydratase, protein MTTLFFENFAPGHFGRYGPRRVTREEIIAFASEYDPQPMHLDDHAANASMLKGMSGSGWHLSSLMMRMMYDGFIKDTASLGSPGVDEMRWMSPLRPGDDLLLDVEVIEARVSKSRPETGIVTFKCYVRNGHGQMLSEMVSPIIVKRRDADATSAGSNG, encoded by the coding sequence ATGACAACCCTGTTCTTCGAAAATTTCGCGCCCGGCCACTTCGGCCGCTATGGACCTCGCCGCGTGACGCGCGAGGAGATCATCGCTTTTGCTTCGGAATACGATCCGCAGCCCATGCATCTGGACGACCACGCCGCCAACGCCTCGATGCTGAAAGGCATGTCTGGCTCGGGCTGGCATCTGTCGTCGCTGATGATGCGGATGATGTACGACGGCTTCATCAAGGACACCGCGTCGCTCGGCTCGCCGGGCGTCGACGAGATGCGCTGGATGTCGCCGCTGCGCCCCGGCGACGATCTGCTGCTCGACGTCGAAGTGATCGAAGCACGGGTGTCGAAGAGCCGGCCCGAAACCGGGATCGTCACCTTCAAGTGCTACGTGCGCAACGGCCACGGCCAGATGCTGAGCGAGATGGTGTCGCCGATCATCGTCAAGCGCCGCGACGCGGACGCGACCAGCGCCGGCAGCAACGGATAA
- a CDS encoding DUF4282 domain-containing protein codes for MFNFRDLFQWDRFITPTIIKTFYWLVIALTVLFGISGVFSGLAAMAVSPFGGFILVLSSLASILVGIVFSRIVAEFVLIVFRINEHLGAIRDQQGFR; via the coding sequence ATGTTCAATTTTCGGGACCTGTTTCAATGGGACCGCTTCATCACGCCGACCATCATCAAGACCTTCTACTGGCTGGTGATCGCGTTGACCGTGCTGTTCGGCATTTCCGGCGTGTTTTCCGGGCTGGCGGCGATGGCGGTGAGCCCGTTCGGCGGTTTCATCCTGGTGCTGTCCAGCCTCGCCTCGATCCTGGTCGGGATCGTGTTCTCGCGCATCGTCGCCGAGTTCGTGCTGATCGTGTTCCGCATCAACGAACACCTCGGCGCGATCCGCGATCAGCAGGGATTCAGATAA
- the ychF gene encoding redox-regulated ATPase YchF: MGFKCGIVGLPNVGKSTLFNALTETAAAQAANYPFCTIEPNVGEVAVPDPRLDKLAEVGKSQQIIPTRLTFVDIAGLVKGASKGEGLGNQFLATIREVDAIAHVVRCFEDGDITHVEGRVAPLADIETIETELMLADLESLEKRVDNLTKKAKGGDKDSKEQLELVTRALTLLRDGKPARFLERKPEEERAFRMLGLLTSKPVLYVCNVEEGSAAEGNSFSEQVMARAKEEGAVAVVISAKIESEIATLSKEERTDFLDTLGLHEAGLDRLIRAGYELLHLITYFTVGPKEARAWTITKGTKAPQAAAVIHTDFEKGFIRAETIAYDDYIRLGGEAGARDGGKLRLEGKEYVVADGDVMHFRFNT, encoded by the coding sequence ATGGGCTTCAAATGCGGGATCGTCGGTCTGCCGAACGTCGGCAAGTCGACGCTGTTCAACGCGCTGACCGAGACGGCGGCGGCGCAGGCGGCGAACTATCCGTTCTGCACCATCGAGCCGAATGTCGGCGAAGTGGCGGTGCCGGATCCGCGGCTCGATAAGCTGGCCGAGGTCGGCAAGTCGCAGCAGATCATCCCGACCCGCCTGACCTTCGTCGACATCGCGGGTCTGGTGAAGGGCGCCTCCAAGGGTGAAGGCCTCGGCAACCAGTTCCTCGCCACCATCCGCGAGGTCGATGCGATCGCGCATGTGGTGCGCTGCTTCGAGGACGGCGATATCACCCATGTCGAGGGCCGGGTCGCGCCGCTCGCCGATATCGAGACGATCGAGACCGAGCTGATGCTCGCCGATCTCGAGAGCCTGGAAAAGCGCGTCGACAATCTGACCAAGAAAGCCAAGGGCGGCGACAAGGATTCCAAGGAGCAGCTCGAGCTGGTCACCCGCGCGCTGACGCTGCTGCGCGACGGCAAGCCGGCGCGCTTCCTCGAGCGCAAGCCCGAGGAGGAGCGTGCGTTCCGGATGCTCGGCCTGCTGACCTCCAAGCCGGTTCTGTACGTCTGCAACGTCGAGGAAGGCTCGGCCGCCGAAGGCAACAGCTTCTCCGAACAGGTGATGGCGCGCGCCAAGGAGGAGGGCGCGGTCGCGGTGGTGATCTCGGCGAAGATCGAATCCGAAATCGCGACGCTGTCGAAGGAAGAGCGTACCGACTTTCTCGACACGCTGGGCTTGCACGAAGCCGGTCTCGACCGGCTGATCCGCGCCGGCTACGAGCTATTACACCTGATCACGTACTTCACGGTCGGTCCGAAGGAAGCCCGCGCCTGGACCATCACCAAGGGCACCAAGGCGCCGCAGGCTGCCGCGGTGATCCACACCGATTTCGAGAAGGGCTTCATCCGCGCCGAGACCATCGCCTATGACGACTACATTCGTCTCGGCGGCGAAGCCGGCGCCCGCGACGGCGGCAAGCTCAGGCTGGAAGGCAAGGAATACGTCGTCGCCGACGGCGACGTGATGCACTTCAGGTTTAATACCTAA
- the pth gene encoding aminoacyl-tRNA hydrolase: MRLFVGLGNPGSKYQGNRHNIGFMVIDEIARRHGFSPWRRRFQGETADGVLDGERITLLKPLTYMNESGRAVQEAVSFYKIGQSEVAVFHDEIELPPAKVRVKVGGGIAGHNGLRSISAHIGNDYLRVRLGVGHPGAKELVHNHVLGDFAKTERPWVEALCEIAADNAGLIAKGKDASFANKVHLAMQAKGFYDNDKGEPKGSNK; this comes from the coding sequence ATGCGGCTGTTCGTTGGGTTGGGCAATCCCGGGTCGAAGTACCAGGGCAACCGGCACAACATCGGCTTCATGGTCATCGACGAAATCGCGCGGCGTCATGGCTTCTCGCCATGGCGCCGTCGTTTTCAGGGCGAGACCGCAGACGGCGTGCTCGACGGCGAGCGCATTACACTGCTCAAGCCGCTCACCTACATGAACGAGTCCGGCCGCGCCGTGCAGGAAGCGGTGAGCTTCTACAAGATCGGCCAGAGCGAGGTCGCCGTGTTTCACGACGAGATCGAACTGCCGCCGGCGAAAGTTCGCGTGAAGGTCGGCGGCGGGATTGCCGGGCATAATGGCCTGCGCTCGATCTCGGCGCATATCGGCAACGATTATCTTCGCGTGCGGCTCGGCGTCGGCCATCCGGGCGCGAAGGAGCTGGTGCACAATCACGTGCTCGGCGATTTCGCCAAGACCGAGCGGCCCTGGGTCGAAGCGCTGTGCGAGATCGCCGCCGACAACGCCGGCCTGATCGCCAAGGGTAAGGACGCCTCCTTCGCCAACAAGGTGCATCTGGCGATGCAGGCGAAGGGTTTTTACGACAACGACAAGGGCGAGCCGAAGGGCAGCAACAAGTAA
- a CDS encoding 50S ribosomal protein L25/general stress protein Ctc, producing MTSVLELKATARPKSGKGAARAERRAGRVPGVIYGDNQSPLPISVEEKELRLRILAGRFLTTVFDVVLDGKKHRVIPRDYHLDPVKDFPIHVDFLRLGAGATIRVSVPLHLKGLEVAPGVKRGGTFNIVTHTVELEAPAENIPQFIEADVSTLDIGVSLHLSDIALPTGVKSVSRDDVTLVTIVPPSGYNDDKAAAGAAPAAAAAPAAAAKAPAAAAKAPAAAAAPAKKK from the coding sequence ATGACGAGCGTCTTGGAACTGAAGGCGACCGCACGTCCGAAGAGCGGCAAGGGGGCCGCCCGGGCTGAGCGTCGCGCCGGCCGCGTGCCCGGAGTGATCTACGGTGACAACCAATCCCCGCTGCCGATCTCGGTCGAAGAGAAAGAACTCCGCCTGCGGATTCTCGCCGGCCGGTTCCTGACCACGGTGTTCGACGTCGTCCTCGACGGCAAGAAGCATCGCGTCATTCCGCGCGACTATCACCTCGATCCGGTGAAGGACTTCCCGATCCACGTCGACTTCCTGCGGCTCGGCGCCGGCGCGACCATCCGCGTCAGCGTGCCGCTGCACCTGAAGGGCCTCGAAGTGGCCCCGGGCGTGAAGCGCGGCGGTACCTTCAACATCGTCACCCACACCGTCGAACTCGAAGCCCCGGCCGAGAACATTCCGCAGTTCATCGAAGCCGACGTGTCGACCCTCGACATCGGCGTGTCGCTGCATCTGTCGGACATCGCGCTGCCGACCGGCGTCAAGTCGGTATCGCGTGACGACGTCACGCTGGTCACCATCGTGCCGCCGTCGGGCTACAACGACGACAAGGCTGCGGCGGGTGCCGCGCCTGCGGCCGCTGCTGCCCCGGCTGCTGCGGCGAAGGCTCCGGCTGCGGCCGCCAAGGCTCCGGCCGCGGCTGCTGCGCCGGCCAAGAAGAAGTAA
- a CDS encoding accessory factor UbiK family protein, with translation MTQTNNRLFDEIGRLMNDAAGAAQGVKREIDGVVRSQAEKILRDLDLVKREEFEAFKEMVRLTREENEALKARIAALEARQGGGSEPPTALA, from the coding sequence ATGACCCAGACCAACAACCGGCTTTTCGACGAGATCGGCCGCCTGATGAACGACGCTGCCGGTGCCGCCCAGGGCGTCAAGCGCGAGATCGACGGGGTGGTGCGCAGCCAAGCCGAGAAGATCCTGCGCGACCTCGATCTGGTGAAGCGCGAGGAGTTCGAGGCGTTCAAGGAGATGGTTCGCCTCACCCGCGAAGAGAACGAAGCCCTGAAGGCCCGGATCGCCGCGCTGGAAGCCCGCCAGGGTGGTGGCTCCGAGCCTCCGACCGCGCTGGCGTGA
- the lgt gene encoding prolipoprotein diacylglyceryl transferase: protein MPFFAVAFPVFDPVAVAIGPFAIRWYALAYIAGIVIGWLYARMLLQRQRLWGGPSPISLEAFDDFILWITIGIILGGRTGYVLFYNLDFFIRHPAEIFELWKGGMSFHGGFMGCVLAVVLFGWKRKVPILSLGDITCAVGPIGLFLGRIANFINGELWGRPADASVPWAMVFPNAGPLPRHPSQLYEAGLEGIGLFVILALMIRAGALKRPGLIIGAFLTFYGLARITGEFFREPDPQLGFLWGGLTMGMLLSVPMVIVGIVVMITTWRRGRVTPAAATTPSSEAAS from the coding sequence ATGCCATTCTTCGCCGTCGCCTTTCCCGTGTTCGATCCGGTGGCCGTCGCGATCGGTCCGTTCGCGATCCGCTGGTACGCGCTGGCCTATATCGCCGGCATCGTCATCGGCTGGCTGTATGCCCGGATGCTGCTGCAGCGACAGCGGCTGTGGGGCGGCCCGTCGCCGATCTCGCTGGAAGCGTTCGACGACTTCATCCTGTGGATCACCATCGGCATCATTCTCGGCGGCCGCACCGGCTACGTGCTGTTCTACAATCTCGACTTCTTCATCCGGCATCCGGCTGAGATCTTCGAACTGTGGAAGGGCGGCATGTCGTTCCACGGCGGCTTCATGGGCTGCGTGCTGGCGGTCGTGCTGTTCGGGTGGAAGCGCAAGGTGCCGATCCTGTCGCTCGGCGACATCACGTGCGCGGTCGGCCCGATCGGGCTGTTCCTCGGCCGCATCGCCAACTTCATCAACGGCGAATTGTGGGGCCGCCCGGCCGACGCCTCGGTGCCATGGGCGATGGTGTTTCCCAATGCCGGTCCGCTGCCGCGGCATCCGAGCCAGCTTTATGAAGCCGGGCTCGAAGGCATCGGGCTGTTCGTGATCCTGGCGCTGATGATCCGCGCCGGCGCCCTGAAGCGGCCGGGCCTGATCATCGGTGCGTTTCTCACCTTCTATGGCCTCGCCCGCATCACCGGCGAATTCTTCCGCGAGCCCGATCCGCAGCTCGGCTTCCTGTGGGGCGGCCTGACGATGGGCATGCTGCTGTCGGTGCCGATGGTGATCGTCGGCATCGTGGTGATGATCACGACGTGGCGGCGTGGGCGCGTCACGCCCGCTGCGGCCACGACACCTTCCAGCGAGGCAGCCTCATGA